Below is a genomic region from Cydia strobilella chromosome 1, ilCydStro3.1, whole genome shotgun sequence.
gttcttattACACATGCATTGAACATGCACTGTATATTACCGTTGAGTGTACGCAAGTCAAGCCAGTGCCGGTAAACATTGACTTGGTGCATCGTGTATACAAACTGAGGTTGACGATCTGTCACGTCACGTGGCCTGACGTTTGTCACCGCAGGGCTAGCATAGCCCAGCTATGGTGCATAGGGTTCGTGGACAGACATGTTTTAGGTCGATTTACATGTTTGTTACTTCGAGTTTTGTACACATCTATATATACCTTATATTACCGTTTAGTGTACGCAAGTGAAGCCAGCGCCGGAACATTGACTTGGTGGAGTCTATAGTCAAGCATCACATAATtagttaattttgtttattttaattacaatattaattaaaatacccTGAGCCAATATGTTAATAGTAACAATATGAGATATTAGTGATATTACACAATAcgacacaaaaataaataaacaaccgGTGTTCCAAAAGGTAGCAAGTTCGAATCTTGCCCAAAGCGGTgaattttgccatttttttatatagtttaaATGTGATTAGTGTTGATTATTGGTCAGTTTTTATCATTGTTAAAAATGATGGAAGAAGGTATAAGGAGAACCCCACTGAGAAccgtttaattttaaaatccttatgtattttaattaaattttgataCAGTTATTAAGACGATAGTGGAGGATCCGCGggccgcgcgaaatcgccttttcatacaaacgtatttagTCCTGATTTTACTCTCTGggtattattaacattattcaaaatgttttgacacaattagttgtatatcaaccacacatcgaatttttaattattataaaagttaggagcattaaaaatttgtatgaaatctgtttttagaatacaatagaataataaaaatttattcgtaatcacaaaaaaaaaacgagacATTACATAACACAggttggcccaaaaatacgttgacaaagtttTTTCTAAGAATTATTTTAGTAAGAAGTaactaatacaaaataaattaaaaattaaaactactgtCATTTTGAAAGCATATAGGCTACTTAAACCAGGAAGATGCTTGGAGAGATGTCGATGGATTAGGCAACGTGCCGCTActgaaaactgaaaaaaatttttactaataaaaaaatttttgtattgAACAGCATGGGCCTGttcaatacaaaaaagtttttgacaccAAAATTACAGAATTTACTCTTCTAGTCGTTACGGAGAAGCCGCAGTCATTCCTCATCGCCATAAGCCGGATTCAGTTATGGTTTGGGGTGGTATTTGCAGTAGTGTGCAGCAGTGGTGCAAAGGTAATTTTCCCGGATTCATAAATTCAAAAGAGTGGCCACCCTATGTGGATTGTGGATTATAGTCTGTGGTCAATCTTAGAGACAAAGGCCTGTGTTATTAAAGAGGGATTGCAAATCCGGCCCCCCTTTGGGAAATCCGGATTTTCGGATAACGGCTCGGCCGAAATCCGAACTTCGGATAAAATCCGGATTTtgggccgtttttttttactactatgaaaaaaagaaaaaaacgacTACATTAGAGAAAATCAGTCTTTTTAATCACAATCAAAGTcttttcaataatttttattaaggtTTGTGCGTAAACtgctacacatttttttttacaaaaacaagtTTATGCGTACACTGCTACGTCTGCTACgcaaatttttaacaaaaacgaGCAAGATTTTTTAATAACAGTTTTTATTCAGGAATACGTTTCTTCAGAAAGTGAGATCTTAAAAACATCAACGAGTCTAGTGTCGAGTCGTTTAAACGAGTTCTAAGGCGGTTGCACAGCATCCCAGCTGGCACATGTTCATCATAAATTGACATCGAACTTGTCGGGAGAGGGACGCTTTGGTTCGTGGAAGGCGAAGACTGCGAGGAGGTAGTTTCAGCTACTTTACATATAAGATCCTTAATTTTTCCAaacctgagtcatgggtgttttctatgtatttaagtatttataaatatgtatattatattatacagggtgaccctagccattggacaaaccctgaaatcccaggtagggttacttctcaggaatgctcaaacgttgagatttttttaattagaacaaaagataaaaaaaaaacaaataaaagtcATTTCCTATTggaaatcgacaacaaaaagaaacatactgtattaatcattggcagtgcttttgacaatttgttcgaaattgtgcggcaatgatgacatttgtcaaaagtcagaatcgtattaatagtgtcataaatataaaaggtcgaagaaggtttcctactatttattacctcaggagctaacacatacaggctgcttcaaagtaaaaaaatcgtaatttgctaatttcttcgtaaccgctacaccagttattatgatactttgtatactggttctaaataccctaatgcatatgtatatttcggctatgtccaatggctagggacaccctgtatatatagtacacaagccttattgatcTTACTGTGgtacttagtcaatttgtgtaataatgtcctataatatttatttatttattattatttattttactggttaactagaaaaaaatatggtcaGGGGCGTAAAAGTggaacacacacacatttttaaACGACTTTTGTTCGGCGTTACGTTATCAGTCTAATTATTTCTATGTCTATGGTAATAACACTAATACCCGTAACAGGTGCATTCAAtcgcaatatttattttaaacaattaaaacttgTACAACGCAACAATTGCATTTTCAATACTTTGACAACAAAATCCGAAAATTCGTATTTCGGTTGGAAAATCCGGATTTAGAAACGGAGCGCAAAATCGGTGAAAAATTCGGATTTTCGAATTTCGGATAATCTGGATTGCAATCcctactattaaacacaaaagtGTAAACGCTCTAAAAGCAACACTTATCAAAGAATGGGAAAAAATATCCTTGAAGGAGCTGCGGCATATCgttgaaaattttaacaaacgtttgcggTTTGCGTTTGTGCATCAAAGCAAAAGGAGGGTATTTTGAAGACAGTTATTTTTTGTTGCATAAAAAgactagttttatttctaacttattttgtactagttacgtaagtacttaataaaataattagaaaaaactttGTTAACTTATTTTGGGGCCAAcctatataaaagaaaacatagaataagattaaagtgccacgaaatggcctcatctctgcatgttgctggtggcttccagcgctgatcttccggtgagaccatcaagtgagaagaatcacggaaggtaacagacaagaagaaaaaagacataaaaataacatacagtgaacaaataattaattaagttattataattaataagttataataattattaagttataatGGTAAATTTACATcagattatgtaaaaatattttccataatgtgaATATCCACAGAGGAatatggggactacgtttgtaaggaGAAGCGtctgtcccctttcctcttaagcaaAATAAGTTGATCACATAATTACGTCGCAGATAATTTACTCAGGAATTGCATCAAAGTACATAAATAGGAGGTTCCTATCGCGTGTGATATATCATAAACGTCTAAAAACATcaagtaaaaacaaacaaagataAGAGATAAAGTGGCTGCCATTGTCTCAGTCGCACACGGGCCATGGACAATTTCGGTTACCGCGAGATGGCTTGGCCAGCCTCCTCCAGTGCGTCATCCGCCCGACTTTTGTCTCGATCGCGTACGGCTACTAGTAGCTTCAACTCCAGAAATCGAGATGAAGACTTCACCTTCAACACTACGTACAGATACTTACGGAGCCTCGATTTGGTCGAGGGTTCTAGAGAACAaggaaaagaatatttattcGTCGGGCCTTCTCCACCTGCCGAAGATATGTCCAATATGCATCAGAGTTTTGTGATACTAGCACCGGATCCAGAAGCTAAGTTAACAGAAGAAACTATCAGACGGGGCCTGTGCGAACGTGCTTTTACATTGGGCGCGGGAAGGTTCTTTGATGACATCGAATGTGGGTTGATCACGGCAGATAACATAGAGGATCATATTTGTTCTGCTCCGGAAGGGGTAGTCAATTTGACCTTGTTATGGGCGGCATTTCTGTCACGGGATGATTTGCTGCCTTCCATTTTTAATGTTGGAGCGGACATTCACTCGGCAGATCCGATGGGTCTTACAGGCTTACACCTTGCTGCGTTTAGCGGTGCAGGGAGATCAGCTATATTCCTGCTTTCTCGCGGTGCCGATCCGGACTTTGCTCCTAAATACTTCGCTCCTCTGCACTGCGCTGCATTTGGAAATTCACTGGAAGTAGctgaaattttaatttctaaCGGCGCTTCCTTGCATGCAGTCGTGCAACGAACTGGTTGTGAAGATAATCTCATTCACTGTGCAGTACGATGCAATGCTGTCGAATGCATGGAATTGTTTATAGATAAGGGTGTCGATCCATGTTTTACAACATCAGGGGGTTTGAACGCTCTACATTTGGCAGCTGAACTAGGGTCACAACGTTGCCTggcttttttattaaaagaaactAAGATTCCTATTAACGGAATGATAAAACAGAGAGATAGAGAGTGCACAGCTTTACATCTGGCTGCTGCGAGAGGCTTCTCTGATTGCGTGGAACTACTGTTGTCGGAAGGTGCTAAGGCTactacaaaaaattataaaggattcACAGCATTACATCTAGCCGCTATGTGCGGTAGTTTGGAGTGTGTTGAATTGTTACTCAGGGACGGTAACGCTGACCCTAATGCTGAAGATTACACTCAACGTACGCCAGTACACGCTGCAGTCAGTAATTCTGAACGCTCATGTGAAATCATTGAAATGCTCGCAAGTTGGGGCGCACAAATTAATAAGAAAGATATAAACGGATATTCTCCACTTCACAGTGCGGCAAAAGATGGCTTAACGCCCTGTGTTGAGACTTTGATAGTCCTTGGGGCAGACGTAACATCGAAATCAAAGAAAGGGCATACAGCATTAAGTGTGATCGCAAGAAAGTCACCTAAATCTTTAGTATTTCTGAGACATAATTTGGATTGTGGGATTACTCTTAGTTATCCCAAAGAAAGTAATGAAGAAGTTCAAGTGGAATTTGATTTCGGTCGCCTTTTGAAGTTTTCTTATCCTCGCGAGATTACATACTTAAATAGTTTGATCGATGAAGGTCAAAAAGATATCTTACTTCATCCTCTATGTTCGGCGTTTTTATTTATGAAGTGGAGGAAGATTAGGAAGTTTTATTTAGCGAGACTCATCTTTTGTTTCCTGTTTGTGTCCTTTTTATCAATTTATGTACTAACTGCTGTACGTAAAACGTGCAAAGGGGCATTCTCAACAAAATATGGTGTAAAAAATGAGCTTTGTCAACCTGGATCGATTTTGGGGAAAATTTTGGAAGACAACCCGATACAATTTGAGAGATGGGTGTTGATGGCAATCACAGCTTTCGAGATATTACGAAAATTAACGGGTATAACTGGTTACTCGACTTTTTGGCAATATTTTACTACGTTTGAGAATTTAATGGAATGGTTTGTCCTACTCTCTGTATTTTCACTATACAATATTCACAAAGATTACAGCTGGCAAAACCATGTTGGGGGTTATGCTGTTTTAGGGGCATGGACAAACTTAATGTTAATGATGGGTCAGCTCCCGATGTTTGGCGACTACGTCGCTATGTATCAAAAGGTCTTGAAGGAGTTCTTAAAGTTGTTGTTGGCATATATTTGTTTACTACTCGGGTTTACTATTTGCTTTTGCGTAGTTTTTCCCAACGAAGAGATGTTTGCAAATCCCTTAATGGGTTTTATTAGCACAATGGCAATGATGGTGGGGgaactaaatttaaatatccTGCTCAATGCCCCTGAAGGTGAAGATCCACCTTTAGTATTTGAATTATcgtctcaaataatttttatactgtTCCTTATGTTTGTAACAATTATTCTTATGAATTTGCTCGTCGGTATTGCCGTCCATGATATCCAAGGCCTAAGAAAAACTGCAGGTTTGTCAAAGCTTGTACGGCAAACGAAATTGATCCTCTTTGTCGAAATGGGTATGTTTAGCTGCTGGTTGCCAAGATGTCTTCACAAGTATGTCTATAGAACCGCTCTTGTATCTCCTGAAGCTGGAAAGGTCATATTAAGTGTAAAAGCTTTAAACCACAGAGAAAAACGTTTACCGACAGACATAATGATGGCCGCTTACGAACTAGCacaattaaacaaaatgaaaacaGGAAAATCTGTCCAAGaagttttatacaaaaacaaatattcGTCGAAGTTCAAAAAAGGACCTGAAATTGAAGATCAAAATTTCAATATAGAGATTAAAGGTATGCAGGAGAAAATAGACCAGACTACATTTAACCTAAAAAAGATCGATCAGGAGATGAGGCATCTAAATGTATTATTGATGGAACAGCAGACTTTATTGCAGAATTTATTGAAGAGTTCCGAGCGAGCAACGTCGTTCACGGCTTCTGCAGCATACAATGATTCTCCGGTCTTCTTTTCTTATGATCCTCAAAAATAGTGTAGAATAAATTtggcatttttattattcactAATATTTATGcatacccctagtgtaaatttcattcgctAGCGTGAGGTggcatataaatatataccttaTAATTACGTATATTATAAATTGTGTATATTGTGTATTCAAAAAATTAACATTGAAGTGGGTAAATTATTAAGTTGTTTATTACTTTTCCTACCTAATTAATCTTTATCCACTTTCACTGAAGAAGTCAAATAGATATTtaccatatattttattatcttagtACCTAACCTTCATATAGTATGATATTATTACAGGGTAATATATTATTGTAACTTGCTAAACCCTAAGGATATACTAATTAATTAAGTGTCTTAAGTAAATCGATTTTATTTGTTCTTGCTCATTTTTATCTCAGAAAGCGAGATACTTATTAAAAATCTGGAAATCGTAGTATAGTAGCATAAAGTGCTATAAACATACAAGAATAGGTGGTACATTTTGtgtctaaaataaaatttacttgcACAACATAAGACGACAATTCACACTACTGTGTGTTAAAAACCCTCATTTTGTgtcattcagtttttatttgaaaCATGCATAGCTCTAAAGTTTTAAGTAGCTCACAAGTACTCCGGCTTGCCAAAACtttctagtttttatgttatcaGATGTCAAAGTTGACCCGGATGTAGGTGAAGAAatacgaaatataattaattgCCATAAAACTAAGCggcctattttatttttgttaatacatAAGTATTGCAAATGATATGCTTAATTTTTAGGGCTTGTGAGCTTAAAACGATTAGAACTATGCATTTTTCAAATAACGGAATGAGCCAAAAATGAGGGTTTTTGGTCACACACTGCAATTTAGTGCTTTACAAGGTTCCTCACgaccaaaatatttttctcctcactagctcggaaagttgtcttttatcctttaaaactagcggggaaaaacgcattttatccactagtggggaaagtaatttgaccttggatggagcatgtttaagtagcttgacagataacaaaacgtaaaacgctcataataatgattcatttgatattaattatcattaaataaatggtttgagaatctaataaaaaataccaaatttagctttatttaatgattttatgtcataaaccttaaagttccataagaaacgtttgttttttaataataatgttaaatataattctgaacgcacaagttgagtcgatgcaatttcaaaacgcatcattgacatttcatacgtcagaactgtcaacattgtcaacaaattttttacttaaaaacttctcacgtaaaaatacagaatttccagagtttttgttataatatcgtaaaaaatgagtgatttcagtgatgaagatgatctaacgcctgtggatgttgcactttcctcgctatagtgaggtgaaaagttttgtgttacacacgggtgcaaatgtattttacttctcgtgtgttgaaacacttgctacgctcaggattctattttagaaccactcgcttcgctcgtggttcaactatagaatcctttcgcttgctcgtgtttcaattccacactcgcgggtaaaatacaactttgcacccttgtataacaaataactatatttattttaaatatcaaaatcaaaaaCATGATTATTTCCTTAAAACTCCCGTCCctgttattaaattaattggATAGATAGGTAAAAAAAtgttcaaaaatataaatagatataaaattctcctgtttaaaaatataattaaatttttccctattaaaatattttcagaaattaTCCGGTTTTCGAAATTTCCCCTATACTAAATTTTTCCCCAACgtttataaataaagacatgGTAAATGATAATAGAGGTGAGGCATTAGATGACGCTTTTCTCTAGTAACGAGAACACTCAAATATGTCAGACCTAACTAACCGCACCGGAATGCGGATGTGTATGCGCACACCTAATTGCTTATAAGGGCATCATAATGTCCATTAGTTGTGAGAGATACATCGCAGGTACCAAGAAATCGTTTCAGACAGAGCCAGGTGCGAAAA
It encodes:
- the LOC134741254 gene encoding transient receptor potential channel pyrexia-like, with product MDNFGYREMAWPASSSASSARLLSRSRTATSSFNSRNRDEDFTFNTTYRYLRSLDLVEGSREQGKEYLFVGPSPPAEDMSNMHQSFVILAPDPEAKLTEETIRRGLCERAFTLGAGRFFDDIECGLITADNIEDHICSAPEGVVNLTLLWAAFLSRDDLLPSIFNVGADIHSADPMGLTGLHLAAFSGAGRSAIFLLSRGADPDFAPKYFAPLHCAAFGNSLEVAEILISNGASLHAVVQRTGCEDNLIHCAVRCNAVECMELFIDKGVDPCFTTSGGLNALHLAAELGSQRCLAFLLKETKIPINGMIKQRDRECTALHLAAARGFSDCVELLLSEGAKATTKNYKGFTALHLAAMCGSLECVELLLRDGNADPNAEDYTQRTPVHAAVSNSERSCEIIEMLASWGAQINKKDINGYSPLHSAAKDGLTPCVETLIVLGADVTSKSKKGHTALSVIARKSPKSLVFLRHNLDCGITLSYPKESNEEVQVEFDFGRLLKFSYPREITYLNSLIDEGQKDILLHPLCSAFLFMKWRKIRKFYLARLIFCFLFVSFLSIYVLTAVRKTCKGAFSTKYGVKNELCQPGSILGKILEDNPIQFERWVLMAITAFEILRKLTGITGYSTFWQYFTTFENLMEWFVLLSVFSLYNIHKDYSWQNHVGGYAVLGAWTNLMLMMGQLPMFGDYVAMYQKVLKEFLKLLLAYICLLLGFTICFCVVFPNEEMFANPLMGFISTMAMMVGELNLNILLNAPEGEDPPLVFELSSQIIFILFLMFVTIILMNLLVGIAVHDIQGLRKTAGLSKLVRQTKLILFVEMGMFSCWLPRCLHKYVYRTALVSPEAGKVILSVKALNHREKRLPTDIMMAAYELAQLNKMKTGKSVQEVLYKNKYSSKFKKGPEIEDQNFNIEIKGMQEKIDQTTFNLKKIDQEMRHLNVLLMEQQTLLQNLLKSSERATSFTASAAYNDSPVFFSYDPQK